One window of the Pedobacter ginsengisoli genome contains the following:
- a CDS encoding DUF1684 domain-containing protein: MMIQLNSFAQDYKAQIATHRENYKEDFLKDTRSPLKKDDLKNLHFFEADSNYRVSAKIELLMNETPFQMPTYTGTSREYIRYAILGFKLNGEPQKLTIYKSISLSKIAEYKDHLFLPFTDETNSEESYGGGRYIDLSSQDIKGNFIEVDFNKAYNPYCAYSDGYQCPKPPAENDLKLKVKAGEMIYTGDKKHK; the protein is encoded by the coding sequence ATGATGATTCAATTGAACAGTTTTGCACAAGATTATAAGGCACAGATTGCAACTCACCGTGAAAATTACAAAGAAGATTTTTTGAAGGATACCCGTTCACCACTAAAGAAAGATGATCTAAAGAATTTACATTTTTTTGAGGCTGATAGTAATTATAGGGTAAGTGCTAAAATAGAGCTTTTGATGAACGAAACGCCGTTTCAAATGCCAACTTATACAGGCACAAGCAGGGAGTATATCCGTTACGCAATCCTTGGTTTCAAATTAAATGGCGAACCTCAGAAGCTCACTATATATAAGAGTATTTCGTTATCTAAAATTGCGGAATATAAGGACCATTTATTTTTGCCATTTACTGATGAAACCAATTCTGAGGAATCATATGGCGGTGGAAGATATATTGATCTAAGCAGCCAAGATATTAAAGGGAATTTTATTGAAGTTGATTTTAATAAGGCGTACAATCCTTATTGTGCTTATAGCGATGGTTATCAATGTCCTAAACCTCCGGCAGAAAATGACCTGAAACTTAAGGTTAAAGCTGGTGAAATGATTTATACAGGAGATAAAAAGCATAAGTAA
- a CDS encoding MFS transporter has protein sequence MVKNDDKISARRLKAIFGGSIGNLVEWYDWYAYSAFAIYFSASFFPQGNPTVQLINTAGIFALGFLMRPLGGYIFGRIADRIGRKQSMTLSVLLMSLGSFLIALTPTYKTIGIMAPIVLLTARLLQGLSVGGEYGVSATYLSEMATKNRRGFYSSFQYVTLIGGQLLALAIQLILQRLLLSEDQLQEWGWRIPFIFGAILSIVALYLRKNLDETRAFENQKQRKDDKKGTIKELLKHPKAVITVIGLTLGGTLAFYTYTTYMQKFLVNTVHMTKEQSTLMSFLTLFIFACLQPVFGALSDKIGRRPLLIAFGVSGTVCTVPLLTALSHTTSQWQAFFLLMIALIIVSGYTSINAVVKAELFPAEVRALGVGLPYALTVAIFGGSAEYIALQLKNWHHEEYYYWYITICIFISLVVYIFMKDTKHTSKLNQDN, from the coding sequence ATGGTAAAAAATGACGACAAAATCTCGGCAAGAAGACTAAAGGCCATTTTTGGCGGTTCAATAGGTAATCTTGTAGAATGGTACGATTGGTACGCTTATTCTGCTTTCGCAATTTATTTTTCTGCTTCCTTTTTCCCACAAGGCAATCCTACTGTACAACTAATAAATACGGCAGGAATATTTGCTTTAGGATTTTTAATGCGCCCACTTGGGGGGTATATTTTTGGGCGTATTGCCGATCGTATTGGCCGTAAACAATCCATGACACTTTCAGTATTATTAATGTCGCTGGGCTCTTTTCTAATCGCGCTAACTCCAACCTACAAAACTATTGGTATTATGGCCCCCATCGTGTTGTTAACAGCAAGACTACTTCAGGGCTTAAGCGTTGGCGGCGAGTATGGAGTATCTGCAACCTACTTAAGTGAAATGGCCACAAAAAACAGGCGCGGATTCTATTCCAGTTTTCAATATGTAACCCTCATCGGCGGCCAATTACTTGCCCTTGCCATTCAATTAATTCTGCAAAGATTACTACTCTCCGAAGATCAACTTCAGGAATGGGGTTGGCGCATCCCATTCATATTCGGGGCAATCCTTTCTATTGTCGCACTTTACCTTAGAAAAAACCTTGACGAAACAAGAGCATTCGAAAACCAAAAGCAACGAAAAGATGATAAAAAAGGAACTATAAAAGAATTATTAAAACATCCCAAAGCAGTAATAACAGTAATAGGACTCACATTAGGAGGTACTCTGGCCTTTTATACCTACACAACTTACATGCAAAAATTCCTGGTCAACACTGTTCACATGACAAAAGAACAATCAACATTGATGTCTTTTTTAACACTATTCATCTTTGCATGTTTACAACCTGTCTTCGGAGCCCTATCAGACAAAATAGGAAGGCGGCCACTTCTCATAGCCTTCGGTGTATCAGGTACAGTATGTACAGTTCCATTACTCACCGCGCTAAGCCATACCACATCACAATGGCAGGCATTTTTTCTTTTAATGATTGCGCTAATCATTGTTAGTGGTTATACAAGTATAAATGCAGTGGTAAAGGCCGAATTATTTCCTGCAGAGGTTAGAGCGCTTGGTGTTGGATTACCTTACGCATTAACCGTTGCTATTTTCGGTGGATCTGCAGAATATATTGCCCTGCAATTAAAAAACTGGCACCATGAAGAATACTATTATTGGTACATTACCATTTGTATTTTTATTTCCTTAGTGGTGTATATTTTTATGAAGGATACAAAACATACCTCCAAATTGAATCAAGACAACTGA
- a CDS encoding DoxX family protein, whose amino-acid sequence MRKLFNTNFNNEGVHFMLLITRIAVAAFMLTHGLQKLPWLLAGGEIQFADPIGLGQATSLVLTVFAEVVCSVLILLGLGTRLAVIPLIILMLVAVLIIHAPDAFEKKELGLHFLVTYLFLLVAGSGKYSVDHLISRNSNSRRR is encoded by the coding sequence ATGAGAAAACTATTTAACACTAATTTTAACAATGAAGGCGTACATTTTATGCTTCTTATTACCCGTATTGCCGTTGCTGCGTTTATGCTTACCCATGGCCTTCAGAAATTACCGTGGCTTTTAGCCGGGGGTGAGATTCAGTTTGCAGATCCTATAGGTCTTGGTCAGGCTACATCTCTTGTATTAACTGTATTTGCAGAAGTTGTATGTTCTGTTTTGATTTTATTAGGGTTGGGAACCAGACTTGCAGTAATACCTTTGATAATACTCATGCTTGTTGCTGTTCTTATTATTCATGCACCAGATGCATTTGAGAAAAAAGAGCTTGGATTACATTTTCTGGTTACCTACTTGTTTTTACTTGTTGCCGGTTCAGGTAAGTATAGTGTAGATCATTTAATAAGCCGTAATAGTAATAGCCGTAGACGATAA
- a CDS encoding TetR/AcrR family transcriptional regulator, with translation MGIAERKIRQREEFRSSILEAAWLQVLTDGWQSLSIRKIADAIEYSIPVIYNHFENKEAILLEFTKEGFQKLADALVEVKNKHTKPSEQLEAMAHAYWDFAFEHKEYYQLMFGLGIPACEMVNQIAEMKHMTGIMITTIQEAIALGGNTEINYFLKYHTYLSILHGLVSIEMIQKVGKPDPEKKLILQDAISGFIKSFTNN, from the coding sequence ATGGGAATTGCAGAACGTAAAATCAGACAAAGAGAAGAATTCAGATCGAGTATTCTGGAAGCTGCATGGCTACAGGTGCTAACTGACGGCTGGCAATCTTTATCTATTCGTAAAATTGCGGATGCCATTGAATACAGTATTCCGGTTATTTACAATCATTTTGAAAATAAAGAAGCTATTCTTTTGGAATTTACTAAAGAGGGCTTTCAAAAATTGGCAGATGCGCTTGTTGAAGTGAAGAACAAGCACACTAAACCATCGGAACAACTAGAGGCTATGGCGCATGCTTACTGGGATTTTGCTTTTGAACACAAGGAGTACTATCAGTTGATGTTTGGTCTTGGGATACCTGCATGTGAAATGGTAAATCAAATTGCCGAAATGAAACATATGACAGGTATTATGATAACTACTATTCAAGAGGCAATTGCTTTAGGTGGCAATACCGAAATCAACTATTTTTTAAAATATCATACCTACCTTTCCATTTTGCATGGTTTGGTTTCAATAGAGATGATTCAGAAGGTTGGAAAACCTGATCCAGAGAAGAAATTGATCCTTCAGGATGCGATTTCTGGATTTATTAAATCATTTACAAATAATTAA
- a CDS encoding alpha-ketoglutarate-dependent dioxygenase AlkB family protein has protein sequence MEKIYGDHVNLLTIPGEAFFHPGFFMEDDSYMYLDRLTEEVEWKQEPIKIFGKTVLQPRFTAFYGNDDVSYTYSGITMNALPWTTTLQRIKESIETTFETKFNACLLNHYRDGKDYMGWHRDNERNLGKFPVIASVSFGASRIFQFRNYKDKLPIVSIELTHGSLLIMKGETQHYWEHRLPKTVVETQPRINLTFRMIKS, from the coding sequence ATGGAAAAAATCTATGGTGATCATGTAAATCTTTTAACTATACCCGGTGAAGCATTTTTTCATCCGGGTTTTTTTATGGAGGATGATAGCTATATGTATCTGGATAGGTTAACAGAAGAGGTTGAATGGAAACAGGAACCCATAAAGATTTTCGGAAAAACTGTTCTTCAGCCTCGCTTTACTGCCTTTTATGGCAACGATGATGTAAGTTATACTTATTCTGGTATTACCATGAATGCTTTGCCTTGGACAACTACCTTACAACGAATAAAAGAAAGTATTGAAACTACTTTTGAAACTAAATTTAACGCCTGCCTGTTGAATCATTATCGAGACGGTAAGGATTATATGGGCTGGCATAGAGATAATGAGCGAAACCTGGGTAAATTTCCTGTAATTGCCTCAGTAAGTTTTGGAGCTTCAAGGATTTTTCAATTTAGGAATTATAAAGATAAATTGCCAATTGTTTCTATTGAGTTGACCCATGGAAGCTTGTTGATAATGAAAGGGGAGACCCAGCATTATTGGGAGCACAGACTCCCTAAAACGGTAGTTGAAACTCAACCAAGAATTAATTTGACTTTTAGAATGATTAAATCATAG
- a CDS encoding DinB family protein has protein sequence MTTINTATETILAPLFINSNDLLNHWQGHRRVTRRVIEAFPEDELFNYSIGGMRPFAGLISEITSMSGPGVKGIATDEWTTINEMDHHTGKTEVNSKDALLMEWDRITDEINTFWAQIPTEKFQEVVLAFGQYEGEAYGIILYFIDNEIHHRAQGTVYLRSLGIEPPAFWNRD, from the coding sequence ATGACTACGATTAACACAGCCACGGAGACAATTTTAGCACCTTTATTTATTAACTCTAATGACCTTTTAAACCATTGGCAGGGACACCGCAGAGTAACAAGACGTGTAATTGAGGCTTTTCCGGAAGATGAATTATTTAATTATTCTATTGGTGGAATGCGGCCTTTCGCAGGTTTGATTAGTGAAATTACGAGTATGTCTGGTCCGGGAGTAAAAGGTATTGCTACTGATGAGTGGACAACTATTAATGAAATGGATCATCATACAGGAAAGACTGAGGTGAATTCAAAGGATGCATTGTTGATGGAATGGGATAGGATTACTGATGAGATTAATACTTTTTGGGCACAGATTCCTACTGAGAAATTTCAGGAAGTAGTATTGGCTTTTGGTCAATATGAGGGGGAGGCATATGGAATTATCCTTTACTTTATTGATAACGAGATTCACCACCGTGCACAGGGTACTGTTTATCTGCGCAGTTTAGGTATTGAGCCACCTGCATTTTGGAACAGAGATTAA
- a CDS encoding LEA type 2 family protein yields MKKILLICLMAMGIAGCGINKQAQQIKALERCKYRITSADEISLAGADVKKMINNQDINLGSLPGLALGLLRRDIPLRARLNLEVKNPTGNDASINQFEYKILINRQELATGFVNQEVNVTAGQATVVPVDMEVNVYPFISDSKVMREITDFVQSGKNGPEKKGILTLKIRPSIKVAGGLVKYPGFITIDKEVSSKILL; encoded by the coding sequence ATGAAAAAGATATTATTAATTTGCCTGATGGCGATGGGGATAGCTGGTTGTGGCATAAATAAGCAGGCTCAACAGATAAAAGCTCTTGAAAGATGTAAATACAGGATCACTTCGGCTGATGAGATCAGTTTGGCTGGTGCTGATGTAAAAAAGATGATCAATAACCAGGATATTAATCTGGGTAGCCTTCCGGGGCTTGCTCTTGGATTGTTGAGAAGGGATATTCCATTAAGAGCGCGCTTGAACCTGGAAGTGAAAAATCCTACTGGCAATGATGCTTCAATTAATCAGTTTGAGTATAAAATATTAATAAACAGACAGGAGCTTGCCACAGGTTTTGTAAATCAGGAAGTAAATGTAACTGCAGGACAAGCTACTGTAGTGCCCGTTGATATGGAGGTGAATGTTTATCCGTTTATTTCTGACAGCAAAGTAATGAGAGAGATCACTGATTTTGTTCAGTCAGGGAAAAATGGACCTGAAAAGAAAGGGATACTTACACTTAAAATCAGACCAAGTATTAAAGTTGCCGGAGGATTAGTGAAGTATCCAGGCTTTATTACTATTGATAAGGAAGTTAGCAGTAAGATTCTCCTATAA